A single Pseudomonas sp. HN11 DNA region contains:
- the betT gene encoding choline transporter BetT: MNAPVFYFAATIILLFGITVIAIPQQAGAWLLAAQNWAANTVGWYYMLAMTLYLVFVVVTALSGYGKIKLGADHDEPEFSYLSWAGMLFAAGISITLFFFCVSEPLTHLVQPPQGAPMNADAARQAMQILFLHWGLHGWGVFAFVGMALAYFAYRHNLPLALRSALYPLIGKRINGPIGYAVDGFGIIATVFGLGADMGFGVLHLNSGLDYLFGIAHTQWIQVGLITLMMGAAIIVAVAGVDKGVRVMSDINMLLACALLLFVLFAGPTQHLLNTLIQNIGDYLGALPTKSFDVYAYDKPSDWLGGWTVFYWAWWIAWSPFVGLFIARISRGRTIREFVFGVLLIPLGFTLAWMSIFGNSAIDQVLNHGMGALGQSAIDNPSMSLYLLLETYPWSKTVIAVTVFISFVFFVTSADSGTVVLSTLSSKGGNADEDGPKWLRVFWGAMTALVTSALLFAGSIDSLKSAVVLTSLPFSMILLLMMWGLHKAFYLESQKQIAQLHSLAPISTARKGRGGWRQRLSQAVHFPSRDEVYRFLDSTVRPAIEEVTAVFVEKGLNVVTQPDPANDSVSLEIGHGEERPFIYQVQMRGYFTPSFARGGMGSKELNNRRYYRAEVHLAEGSQDYDLVGYTKEQIINDILDQYERHLQFLHLVR, translated from the coding sequence ATGAATGCGCCGGTGTTCTACTTTGCCGCCACGATTATCCTGCTGTTCGGCATTACCGTCATAGCTATCCCGCAACAGGCCGGTGCCTGGCTGCTGGCCGCGCAAAACTGGGCGGCCAATACGGTCGGCTGGTACTACATGCTGGCGATGACCCTGTATCTGGTCTTCGTGGTGGTCACCGCGCTATCGGGCTACGGCAAGATAAAACTCGGTGCCGACCACGACGAGCCCGAGTTCAGTTACCTGTCCTGGGCCGGCATGCTGTTCGCCGCCGGGATCAGCATCACGCTGTTCTTCTTCTGCGTGTCCGAGCCGCTGACGCACCTGGTGCAACCGCCCCAAGGCGCGCCAATGAACGCCGACGCCGCGCGCCAGGCCATGCAGATCCTGTTTCTGCACTGGGGCTTGCACGGATGGGGCGTGTTCGCGTTTGTCGGCATGGCCCTGGCGTACTTCGCGTACCGGCATAACCTGCCGTTGGCGCTGCGTTCGGCGCTGTACCCGCTGATTGGCAAGCGCATCAACGGCCCCATCGGCTACGCGGTGGATGGTTTCGGCATCATTGCCACGGTGTTCGGCCTCGGCGCCGATATGGGCTTTGGGGTGTTGCACCTCAACTCCGGCCTCGACTACCTGTTCGGCATCGCCCATACCCAGTGGATTCAGGTAGGTTTGATCACGCTGATGATGGGCGCCGCGATCATCGTCGCCGTGGCCGGTGTCGACAAGGGCGTGCGGGTGATGTCCGACATCAACATGCTGCTGGCCTGCGCGCTGCTGCTGTTCGTGTTGTTCGCCGGGCCCACCCAGCACTTGCTCAACACCTTGATCCAGAACATCGGTGATTACTTGGGCGCCTTGCCGACCAAAAGTTTCGATGTTTACGCCTACGATAAACCCAGCGACTGGCTGGGCGGTTGGACGGTGTTTTACTGGGCCTGGTGGATTGCATGGTCGCCGTTCGTGGGCCTGTTCATCGCACGTATCTCCCGTGGTCGTACCATCCGTGAGTTCGTGTTTGGCGTGCTGCTGATCCCGCTGGGTTTCACCCTGGCGTGGATGTCGATCTTCGGCAACAGCGCCATCGACCAGGTGCTCAATCACGGTATGGGCGCGCTCGGTCAGTCGGCCATCGATAACCCGTCGATGAGCCTCTACCTGCTACTGGAAACCTACCCGTGGAGCAAGACGGTCATCGCGGTCACGGTGTTTATCAGCTTCGTGTTCTTCGTAACCTCCGCCGACTCGGGCACCGTGGTGCTGTCCACCCTGTCGTCCAAAGGCGGTAACGCCGATGAAGACGGGCCGAAATGGCTGCGCGTGTTCTGGGGCGCGATGACTGCGCTGGTCACCAGCGCCTTGCTGTTTGCCGGCAGTATCGATTCGCTCAAGTCGGCGGTAGTGCTGACCTCGTTGCCATTCTCGATGATCTTGCTGCTGATGATGTGGGGGCTGCACAAGGCGTTCTACCTGGAGTCGCAAAAGCAGATCGCCCAGCTGCATTCATTGGCACCGATTTCGACGGCCCGTAAAGGACGCGGCGGCTGGCGCCAGCGTTTGAGCCAGGCTGTACACTTCCCGTCGCGAGACGAGGTGTACCGTTTCCTTGACTCGACGGTGCGCCCGGCGATCGAAGAGGTGACCGCGGTGTTTGTCGAGAAGGGTTTGAATGTCGTGACGCAACCTGACCCCGCCAACGACAGCGTCAGCCTGGAAATCGGCCATGGCGAGGAGCGTCCATTCATCTACCAGGTGCAGATGCGCGGCTACTTCACGCCGTCATTTGCCCGTGGCGGAATGGGCTCCAAGGAGCTTAACAACCGCCGCTACTACCGGGCTGAAGTGCACCTGGCCGAGGGCAGCCAGGACTACGACCTGGTGGGTTACACCAAAGAACAGATCATCAACGACATCCTTGACCAGTACGAACGGCACCTGCAGTTCCTGCACCTGGTGCGTTGA
- a CDS encoding DoxX family protein, translating to MPTLLIPALAPLYRFAEPLAYALLRAGFGVIMVTHGLPKLLGSAHGSMADPMAASINLIQNRLHLPQPELIGLLVALLETVGGLLLILGLGTRLVAAMMTVQMLTIAYLLGPTWPWIDRGIEYPVLMALLSLYLVSHGAGRYSLDNVLGKEL from the coding sequence ATGCCGACCTTATTGATCCCCGCACTCGCCCCGCTTTACCGCTTCGCCGAACCCCTGGCCTACGCGCTGCTGCGCGCAGGCTTTGGGGTGATCATGGTCACCCACGGCTTGCCCAAGTTGCTGGGCAGTGCCCATGGGTCGATGGCCGACCCGATGGCGGCTTCCATCAACCTGATCCAGAACCGCCTGCACCTGCCACAGCCGGAGCTGATCGGCTTGCTGGTCGCCTTGCTGGAAACTGTCGGTGGATTGCTGTTGATCCTCGGCCTGGGCACACGGTTGGTCGCGGCCATGATGACCGTGCAGATGCTGACCATTGCTTACTTGCTGGGGCCGACGTGGCCGTGGATTGACCGAGGCATCGAGTACCCGGTGCTGATGGCGCTGCTATCGCTGTACCTGGTCTCTCACGGTGCTGGCCGCTATTCCCTGGATAACGTGCTGGGCAAGGAACTCTAA
- a CDS encoding SDR family oxidoreductase: MTTQVAIITGASRGIGAVIARQLAADGYAVAINYASSATEASRLVVELRQAGHQAIAIQGDVAKPADIKRLFDQTEAQLGKVDVLINNAGILKTLPLAQHSDELYDQNFDIHTRGTFNALREAATRLNDGGRIVNFSSSTVGLNFPGYAVYIASKAAVESLTQVFAKEMRGRRITVNAVAPGPVATELFLHGKGEEQIQSMAKMPPLERLGQPEDIARVVAFLVSPAGGWINGQILRANGGLV; the protein is encoded by the coding sequence ATGACAACTCAAGTTGCAATCATCACCGGCGCTTCCCGTGGTATCGGCGCCGTTATCGCCCGGCAACTCGCCGCCGACGGTTACGCCGTGGCCATCAACTACGCCAGCAGCGCCACCGAGGCGTCAAGGCTGGTGGTGGAACTGCGTCAGGCTGGCCACCAAGCCATAGCGATCCAAGGCGACGTCGCCAAACCCGCCGACATCAAGCGCCTGTTCGACCAAACCGAAGCCCAACTGGGCAAAGTCGATGTATTGATCAACAACGCCGGCATCCTCAAGACGCTGCCCCTGGCCCAGCACAGCGATGAGCTCTACGACCAGAACTTCGATATCCACACCCGTGGCACGTTCAACGCCCTGCGTGAGGCCGCCACCCGCCTGAACGACGGCGGACGCATCGTCAACTTTTCCAGCAGCACCGTCGGTCTCAACTTCCCCGGCTACGCGGTATACATCGCCAGCAAGGCGGCGGTGGAATCCCTGACTCAGGTGTTCGCCAAAGAAATGCGCGGGCGCCGGATTACCGTCAACGCAGTAGCACCAGGCCCGGTCGCCACCGAGTTGTTCCTGCACGGCAAGGGCGAGGAGCAGATCCAAAGCATGGCCAAGATGCCGCCGCTGGAACGCCTTGGCCAACCGGAAGATATCGCCCGCGTGGTGGCGTTTCTGGTGAGTCCGGCCGGAGGCTGGATCAATGGGCAAATCCTGCGCGCCAATGGTGGGTTGGTCTGA
- a CDS encoding LysR family transcriptional regulator translates to MDQVKAMKVFVRIYERSSFTLAADDLNLPRATLTHTLNQFEAWLGTRLLERSTRRVRPTLDGEAYYQRCVQLLAELEEAELAFRSVAPKGRLRVDLHGTLAKYFVVPALPHFMARYPDIELSISEADRFVDLIAEGVDCVLRAGNLGDSALIGRRVANLRQVTCASPAYLRKYGEPKSLAELSQHRAVNYVSRTTAKLFPFEFMVNGELQEVSIEGALSVFGAEIYSASAVAGLGIIQCPHYRMAELIEQGVMREILRETPPPLMPVSVLYPQNRHMSPRVRVFVDWLAEVFENAR, encoded by the coding sequence GTGGATCAAGTCAAAGCCATGAAGGTCTTCGTGCGGATTTACGAACGTTCCAGCTTCACTCTGGCGGCCGATGACTTGAACCTGCCCCGCGCCACCCTGACCCACACTCTCAACCAATTCGAAGCTTGGCTCGGCACGCGCCTGCTGGAACGCAGCACCCGTCGCGTGCGCCCGACCCTGGATGGCGAGGCCTATTACCAACGCTGTGTGCAATTGCTGGCGGAGCTGGAAGAAGCCGAACTGGCGTTTCGAAGCGTGGCGCCCAAGGGGCGCTTGCGCGTGGATCTGCACGGCACATTGGCCAAGTATTTTGTGGTGCCGGCGCTGCCGCATTTTATGGCGCGTTACCCGGACATCGAACTGTCCATCAGCGAGGCGGATCGCTTTGTCGACCTGATTGCCGAGGGCGTGGATTGCGTGCTGCGCGCGGGCAATCTGGGGGATTCCGCTTTGATTGGTCGGCGCGTGGCAAACCTGCGCCAGGTGACCTGCGCAAGCCCCGCCTACCTGCGTAAATATGGCGAACCCAAGAGCCTCGCCGAGCTGAGTCAGCATCGCGCGGTGAACTACGTTTCGCGCACTACCGCGAAGCTGTTTCCGTTCGAATTCATGGTGAATGGCGAGTTGCAGGAGGTGAGTATCGAGGGCGCGCTGTCGGTGTTCGGCGCGGAGATTTACTCCGCCAGCGCGGTGGCCGGACTGGGCATTATCCAGTGCCCGCATTACCGCATGGCGGAGCTGATCGAGCAGGGTGTGATGCGTGAAATCCTGCGCGAAACACCGCCGCCCTTGATGCCGGTTTCAGTGTTGTATCCGCAGAACCGACATATGTCGCCGAGGGTGCGAGTGTTCGTCGATTGGCTCGCCGAAGTGTTCGAAAACGCCCGCTAA
- a CDS encoding OprD family outer membrane porin translates to MVGAAMASFMLSAHADFIDDSHADVTLLNRYLNQQGRDVVNSNAKAHSIRDWGQGFEFNFNSGYTEGPVGFGLDLQAFYGLKLDSGGDLNDKDHQGRYPGSMFPLDNGKSADQFGVLSPTFKMRFAKDELRVGTLYGNNPILANTDGRLYQQTNTGVQLVSKDLSDFTFTGGDIFKTKIRNETGDQGMITAGGTKESDRFLFGGADYTGIQNTTVSLWYSNLEDYYQQFFLGAKRHDALSVGAIDTDVRVFRSLGVGGNADGEKDYAASGLYGDGVNKGRINQTTASLLESYSLDGHTVGLGIQKNSGDSDFPYLDSGLNSGDNRQGPGSGADTPALTNMQLNKFQHAGERTWLAQYKYDFGKLGLTGLTFSAAYAHGDDIRTAQGTTSEWERNVAVAYQVPTGTLKGLGVTWKNAHASPDISGATVQDENRFYVSYVVPLW, encoded by the coding sequence ATGGTGGGTGCCGCCATGGCGAGCTTTATGCTGTCCGCCCATGCCGATTTTATCGATGACAGCCACGCCGATGTGACCCTGCTCAACCGCTACCTCAACCAGCAAGGGCGTGATGTGGTGAACAGCAACGCCAAGGCCCACAGCATTCGCGATTGGGGCCAGGGGTTCGAGTTCAACTTCAATTCCGGCTACACCGAAGGCCCGGTGGGTTTTGGCCTGGATCTGCAGGCGTTCTACGGTTTGAAACTGGACTCCGGCGGCGATCTCAACGACAAGGATCACCAGGGCCGCTACCCCGGCAGCATGTTCCCACTGGACAACGGCAAGTCCGCCGACCAGTTCGGCGTGTTGAGCCCGACATTCAAGATGCGTTTTGCCAAGGATGAACTGCGCGTCGGTACGCTCTACGGCAACAACCCAATCCTCGCCAACACGGACGGGCGCCTGTACCAGCAGACCAACACCGGTGTGCAACTGGTGTCCAAGGACCTGAGCGATTTCACCTTCACCGGCGGCGATATCTTCAAGACCAAGATCCGCAACGAAACCGGCGACCAGGGCATGATCACCGCCGGCGGCACCAAAGAGAGTGATCGCTTCCTGTTCGGCGGTGCGGACTACACCGGCATCCAGAACACCACGGTCAGCTTGTGGTACTCCAACCTTGAAGATTACTACCAGCAGTTCTTCCTCGGCGCCAAGCGCCATGATGCGTTGTCCGTAGGCGCTATCGACACCGACGTGCGTGTGTTCCGCAGCCTGGGTGTGGGCGGCAACGCCGATGGCGAAAAAGATTACGCCGCGAGTGGCTTGTATGGCGATGGTGTAAACAAGGGCCGTATCAACCAGACCACCGCCAGCTTGCTTGAAAGCTACAGCCTGGACGGCCACACCGTCGGCCTGGGTATCCAGAAGAACAGCGGCGACAGCGACTTCCCGTATCTGGATTCCGGCCTCAACAGCGGCGACAACCGCCAGGGTCCGGGCTCAGGCGCCGACACCCCAGCGCTGACAAACATGCAGTTGAATAAATTTCAACACGCCGGTGAGCGCACTTGGCTTGCGCAGTACAAGTATGACTTCGGTAAGCTTGGCCTCACGGGCCTGACGTTCTCCGCCGCCTATGCCCACGGCGATGACATTCGCACGGCGCAAGGCACTACCAGCGAATGGGAGCGTAACGTCGCCGTGGCGTATCAAGTGCCCACCGGCACCCTCAAAGGCCTGGGTGTGACCTGGAAAAACGCCCACGCCAGCCCGGACATCAGCGGTGCCACCGTGCAAGATGAAAACCGCTTCTATGTGAGTTATGTCGTTCCACTCTGGTAG
- the mgrA gene encoding L-glyceraldehyde 3-phosphate reductase has translation MTYIAAENRYESIPYRRVGRSGLVLPALSLGLWHNFGDSTPIDTQRALLRTAFDLGINHFDLANNYGPPYGSAEINFGRLLREDFKHYRDELIISSKAGWDMWPGPYGQGGGSRKYVLASLDQSLQRLGVDYVDIFYSHRFDADTPLEETASALATAVQQGKALYIGISSYSGVKTREIAALLKEWKVPLLIHQPAYNLLNRWVEKDLLDTTEELGAGVIAFTPLAQGLLTDKYLNGVPADARVNRPGGGSLQAKHLSEANIAHVRALNEIAQRRGQSLAQLALAWTLRDPRVTSALIGASRPEQIIENVGALKNLSFSAEELAEIDRFAQEGGINLWEKPSTAE, from the coding sequence ATGACTTACATTGCTGCCGAGAACCGCTATGAATCTATCCCGTACCGCCGTGTAGGCCGCAGTGGGTTGGTGCTTCCCGCACTGTCCCTGGGCCTGTGGCACAACTTTGGCGACAGCACCCCGATCGACACCCAGCGCGCCCTGCTGCGCACCGCGTTCGACCTGGGCATCAACCACTTCGACCTGGCCAACAACTACGGGCCGCCCTACGGCAGCGCCGAGATCAACTTCGGCCGTTTGCTGCGCGAAGACTTCAAGCACTACCGCGACGAACTGATCATCTCCAGCAAAGCGGGTTGGGACATGTGGCCCGGTCCTTATGGTCAGGGCGGTGGCTCGCGCAAGTACGTGCTGGCCAGCCTCGACCAGAGCCTGCAACGCCTGGGCGTCGACTACGTGGACATCTTCTACTCCCACCGTTTTGACGCCGACACCCCGCTGGAAGAAACCGCCAGTGCCCTCGCCACCGCCGTTCAACAAGGCAAGGCGTTGTACATCGGCATTTCATCCTATTCAGGCGTGAAAACCCGCGAAATTGCTGCGCTGCTAAAAGAGTGGAAAGTGCCACTGTTGATCCATCAGCCGGCCTACAATCTGCTCAACCGTTGGGTGGAAAAAGACCTGCTGGACACCACCGAAGAACTCGGCGCCGGCGTGATCGCGTTCACGCCGTTGGCCCAGGGTCTGCTGACCGACAAGTACCTCAATGGCGTACCGGCGGATGCGCGGGTGAATCGTCCAGGCGGTGGTTCGTTGCAGGCCAAGCACCTTTCCGAAGCCAACATCGCCCATGTACGTGCACTGAATGAAATCGCCCAGCGCCGTGGTCAGAGCCTGGCCCAACTGGCATTGGCCTGGACCCTGCGTGACCCACGGGTGACGAGCGCGCTGATCGGTGCGAGCCGGCCGGAGCAGATTATCGAGAACGTTGGTGCGTTGAAGAACTTGAGCTTCAGCGCCGAGGAACTGGCGGAGATTGATCGGTTTGCGCAGGAAGGTGGGATTAATTTGTGGGAAAAGCCATCCACGGCTGAGTAA
- the tauD gene encoding taurine dioxygenase has translation MSSLTVTPLSTALGAQISGVDITQPLNLEQRDAIEQALLTHSVLFFRGQAITPQQQARFAANFGDLHIHPIYPNVPEQPEVLILDTAVTDVRDNAVWHTDVTFLPTPALGAVLSAKLLPAFGGDTLWASGIAAYEALSEPLKRLLDGLTATHDFTKSFPLERFGNTAEDLARWEETRKKNPPLSHPVVRTHPVSGRKSLFVSDGFTTKINELEPAESEAILKLLFAHATRPEFTIRWRWQENDVAFWDNRVTQHYAVDDYRPQRRVMHRATILGDVPF, from the coding sequence ATGAGCAGCCTGACCGTTACCCCCTTGAGCACCGCCCTCGGCGCCCAGATCAGTGGCGTCGATATCACCCAGCCGCTGAACCTCGAACAGCGCGACGCCATTGAACAGGCGTTGCTCACCCACTCGGTGCTGTTCTTTCGCGGCCAAGCAATCACCCCGCAGCAGCAGGCGCGGTTCGCGGCGAATTTCGGCGACCTGCATATCCATCCGATTTACCCCAACGTGCCGGAACAGCCCGAAGTGCTGATCCTCGACACCGCCGTCACCGACGTGCGCGACAACGCCGTATGGCACACCGACGTGACCTTCCTGCCCACCCCCGCGCTGGGTGCGGTACTCAGCGCCAAGCTGCTGCCGGCTTTTGGCGGCGATACGCTGTGGGCCAGTGGCATTGCCGCGTATGAGGCACTGTCCGAGCCTTTGAAGCGCTTGCTCGATGGGCTGACGGCGACCCACGACTTTACCAAGTCCTTCCCGCTGGAGCGCTTTGGCAACACCGCCGAGGACCTGGCGCGCTGGGAAGAAACCCGCAAGAAGAACCCGCCGCTGTCGCATCCAGTGGTGCGCACGCACCCGGTGAGTGGACGCAAGTCGCTGTTTGTCAGCGATGGGTTCACCACCAAGATCAATGAGCTGGAACCGGCGGAAAGCGAGGCGATTCTGAAGCTGCTGTTCGCCCACGCGACACGCCCGGAGTTCACCATCCGCTGGCGCTGGCAGGAAAATGACGTGGCGTTCTGGGACAACCGCGTGACTCAACATTACGCGGTGGATGATTACCGACCGCAGCGGCGGGTGATGCACCGGGCGACGATTCTTGGGGATGTACCGTTCTAG
- the tauC gene encoding taurine ABC transporter permease TauC, which produces MSSYELPASAAKPAVHAVIPMRRSLSTRWISLLTLVALLVIWWAVTATGLIEPLFLPPPSAVLQKAWLLATTGYMDSTLWQHLGASLSRIGLGLGFAVLTAVPVGIAIGSNRIARGVLDPLIEFYRPIPPLAYLPLIVIWCGIGELSKVLLIYLAIFAPIAIATATGVRTVDPAKLRAAQSLGATRAQLIRHVILPSALPDILTGVRIGLGVGWSTLVAAELIAATSGLGFMVQSAAQFLVTDVVVLGILVIALIAFAMEMGLRALQRKWVPWHGQAH; this is translated from the coding sequence ATGAGCAGCTACGAACTGCCCGCCTCAGCCGCCAAGCCGGCGGTGCACGCGGTTATCCCGATGCGCCGCAGCTTGAGCACCCGTTGGATCAGCCTGCTGACCCTGGTCGCCTTGCTGGTGATCTGGTGGGCCGTGACCGCCACCGGTTTGATCGAACCGCTGTTCCTGCCACCGCCGTCCGCGGTACTGCAAAAAGCCTGGCTGCTGGCGACCACGGGCTACATGGACTCCACCTTGTGGCAACACTTGGGCGCGAGCTTAAGCCGTATCGGCCTGGGCCTGGGCTTTGCGGTGCTGACCGCCGTGCCGGTGGGGATCGCCATCGGTTCCAATCGTATTGCCCGGGGTGTACTCGACCCGCTGATCGAGTTCTACCGGCCGATCCCGCCGCTGGCCTACTTGCCGCTGATCGTGATCTGGTGCGGCATTGGCGAGCTGTCCAAGGTGCTGCTGATTTACCTGGCGATCTTCGCGCCGATTGCCATCGCCACCGCGACCGGTGTGCGCACGGTCGACCCGGCCAAGCTGCGCGCGGCGCAGTCGTTGGGCGCCACCCGCGCGCAGTTGATTCGCCATGTGATCCTGCCGAGCGCCCTGCCCGACATCCTCACTGGCGTGCGCATCGGCTTGGGCGTGGGCTGGTCGACATTGGTCGCCGCCGAGCTGATCGCCGCCACTAGCGGCCTCGGCTTCATGGTGCAGTCGGCGGCGCAGTTTCTGGTCACCGATGTGGTGGTGCTGGGCATCCTGGTCATCGCCCTGATCGCCTTCGCCATGGAAATGGGCCTGCGTGCCCTGCAGCGTAAATGGGTGCCGTGGCATGGCCAGGCACATTGA
- the tauB gene encoding taurine ABC transporter ATP-binding subunit, translating to MALLQLERISAQYPGATEPVLSDISIDLGSQQLLVALGPSGSGKTSLLNLIAGFVEPSAGRITLDGVPVKGPSAERGVVFQDDALLPWQDVLANVGFGLELAGVSKAQRDVRAREMLALVDLAGFDNRRIWQLSGGQKQRVGLARALAADPRVLLMDEPFGALDAFTREQMQELLLQVWRRTAKPVFLITHDIEEAVFLATELILLAPKPGQIVERLSLDFGQRYAAGESARAIKSDPRFIETREHVLAKVFSQRQVSA from the coding sequence ATGGCCTTGCTACAACTGGAGCGCATCAGCGCACAGTACCCAGGCGCCACAGAACCGGTACTGTCAGACATTTCAATCGACCTGGGGTCCCAGCAATTGCTGGTGGCCCTCGGCCCGTCCGGCAGTGGCAAGACTTCGCTGTTGAACCTGATTGCCGGCTTTGTCGAACCGTCCGCCGGGCGCATCACCCTCGATGGCGTGCCGGTCAAAGGCCCGAGCGCCGAGCGTGGCGTGGTGTTTCAGGACGACGCTCTGCTGCCCTGGCAGGACGTGCTGGCCAACGTAGGTTTCGGCCTGGAACTGGCTGGTGTATCCAAGGCGCAACGCGACGTGCGTGCTCGGGAAATGCTGGCCCTGGTGGACCTGGCCGGTTTCGACAATCGCCGTATCTGGCAGCTCTCCGGTGGGCAGAAGCAACGCGTCGGCCTGGCTCGTGCGCTAGCTGCCGACCCTCGCGTGTTGCTGATGGACGAACCCTTCGGCGCCCTCGACGCCTTCACCCGCGAACAGATGCAGGAGCTGCTGCTGCAAGTCTGGCGGCGCACGGCCAAGCCGGTGTTCCTGATTACCCACGACATCGAAGAGGCGGTATTCCTCGCCACTGAGCTGATCCTGCTGGCGCCCAAGCCCGGCCAGATCGTCGAGCGCCTGAGCCTGGACTTCGGCCAACGCTACGCCGCCGGTGAGTCGGCGCGAGCGATCAAGTCCGATCCGCGCTTTATCGAAACCCGCGAACACGTGCTGGCCAAAGTGTTCTCCCAACGGCAGGTGTCCGCATGA
- the tauA gene encoding taurine ABC transporter substrate-binding protein, which yields MKLLTPLRFLAALSLAGASLFAQAADVTIAYQTTVDPAKVAQADGAYEKATNAKINWRKFDNGADIIAAIASGDVQIGYLGSSPLTAAITRKVPVETFLVATQIGGAEALVARNGSGINSPQDLIGKKVAVPFVSTGHYSLLAALKHWNIDPSKVTILNLAPPAIIAAWKRGDIDATYVWDPALGVAKENGKVLITSGELAKFGAPTFDAWIVRKDFAEKHPAIVTAFAKVTLDAYAAYRKDPQAWLADKGNVDKLVKLSGAKASDIPLLLQGNVYPLAADQVTLLGAPTTKAVNDTAAFLKEQGKVDVVLPDYAPYVSAKFITN from the coding sequence TTGAAACTGCTTACCCCTCTGCGCTTCCTGGCCGCATTGTCACTGGCCGGTGCCAGCCTGTTTGCCCAGGCGGCAGATGTGACCATCGCTTACCAGACCACCGTGGACCCGGCCAAAGTTGCCCAGGCCGACGGCGCCTATGAAAAAGCCACCAACGCCAAGATCAACTGGCGCAAATTCGACAATGGCGCCGACATCATCGCCGCCATCGCGTCCGGCGACGTGCAGATCGGCTACCTCGGTTCCAGCCCGCTGACTGCCGCGATCACCCGCAAGGTACCGGTTGAAACCTTCCTCGTCGCCACCCAGATCGGCGGCGCTGAAGCCCTGGTGGCGCGCAACGGTTCGGGGATCAACAGCCCGCAGGACCTGATCGGCAAGAAAGTCGCCGTGCCGTTTGTGTCCACCGGACACTACAGCCTGCTGGCTGCGTTGAAGCACTGGAACATCGACCCGTCAAAAGTGACCATCCTCAACCTCGCCCCACCGGCGATCATCGCCGCCTGGAAGCGTGGCGATATCGACGCGACTTACGTGTGGGATCCCGCCCTCGGCGTGGCCAAGGAAAACGGCAAGGTGCTGATCACCTCCGGCGAACTGGCAAAGTTCGGCGCGCCGACCTTCGATGCCTGGATCGTGCGTAAGGATTTTGCAGAGAAGCACCCGGCAATCGTCACGGCGTTTGCCAAAGTCACCCTGGACGCCTACGCCGCCTACCGCAAAGACCCACAAGCCTGGCTCGCCGACAAAGGCAACGTCGACAAACTGGTGAAACTCTCCGGCGCCAAGGCCAGCGACATTCCACTGCTGCTGCAAGGCAACGTCTACCCGTTGGCCGCCGACCAGGTGACCCTGCTAGGCGCACCGACCACCAAGGCCGTGAATGACACCGCCGCGTTCCTCAAGGAGCAAGGCAAGGTCGACGTCGTGCTGCCGGACTACGCGCCTTACGTCAGCGCTAAGTTCATTACCAACTGA